A genomic region of Metopolophium dirhodum isolate CAU chromosome 1, ASM1992520v1, whole genome shotgun sequence contains the following coding sequences:
- the LOC132933705 gene encoding uncharacterized protein LOC132933705 → MKSINSAFFYILLAIALCTPNVSSYCGNDRQIEDLRTALITQESISTVLTTLSAIPVTGATLAFAQMMMSGRFGLHLKEVFKEMKTSLDKDHRDYNQCSEILEKTVTASTLIKSTSFGFSLTAMIPGVGLAFLAPRLGTSISAMLLIRERLEFWQNLGCQYATTRDCNL, encoded by the coding sequence atgaaatcaataaattctgcgtttttttacatattgttaGCAATTGCATTATGTACACCAAATGTTTCCTCGTACTGTGGAAACGATAGACAAATCGAAGATTTACGAACGGCGTTAATAACACAGGAATCCATTTCCACGGTATTGACAACACTAAGCGCAATACCGGTAACCGGTGCGACGTTAGCGTTCGCGCAAATGATGATGTCCGGTCGATTTGGTTTGCATTTGAAAGAAGTGTTTAAAGAAATGAAAACTTCTTTGGATAAGGATCATAGAGACTACAATCAGTGTTCAGAAATCTTAGAAAAAACAGTAACAGCAAGCACACTCATCAAGTCAACTAGTTTTGGGTTCTCTCTGACGGCAATGATACCGGGTGTCGGTTTGGCATTTTTAGCTCCGAGGTTAGGTACATCGATATCTGCTATGTTACTTATAAGAGAAAGATTAGAATTTTGGCAAAATCTTGGTTGCCAATATGCTACAACAagagattgtaatttatag